Proteins encoded within one genomic window of Ignavibacteria bacterium:
- a CDS encoding TIGR00282 family metallophosphoesterase: MALLNILFIGDIVGTPGYQIVETFLKKFIDDYQIDFCVANGENIDNGKGIRQQDATNLFNLGVHVITSGNHLWENWESRKVLAKEKYVLRPLNYPRENPGNGYAIYDLKEKGKVGVLNLQGRIYMSPIDCPFHTAEWALPKISAETKVILVDMHADATAEKVTMGWFLDGRVSAVLGTHTHIPTADGRILPKGTAYITDVGMTGPYDSSLGMKKEIAIRRMITQTAHKYELASNDVHLCGAYVQVDSETGKAVKFEQIQFPKFV, from the coding sequence TTGGCACTACTCAACATACTCTTTATCGGCGATATTGTCGGAACTCCCGGTTATCAAATCGTCGAAACATTTCTCAAAAAATTTATTGACGATTATCAGATTGATTTCTGCGTTGCAAACGGCGAAAACATTGACAACGGAAAAGGAATTCGTCAGCAAGATGCGACGAATCTTTTTAATCTCGGTGTGCACGTTATTACGAGCGGAAATCATTTGTGGGAAAATTGGGAATCGCGAAAAGTTCTTGCGAAAGAAAAATATGTTTTGCGTCCGCTCAATTATCCGCGCGAGAATCCCGGTAACGGTTATGCAATTTATGATTTGAAAGAGAAAGGAAAAGTCGGCGTTCTCAATTTGCAAGGAAGAATTTATATGTCGCCGATTGATTGTCCTTTTCACACAGCAGAATGGGCGCTGCCAAAAATTTCTGCGGAAACTAAAGTGATACTCGTTGATATGCACGCCGATGCAACTGCAGAAAAAGTAACGATGGGATGGTTTCTCGATGGACGTGTGAGCGCAGTGCTGGGAACGCATACGCACATTCCCACTGCCGACGGAAGAATTTTGCCGAAAGGAACTGCATACATTACCGATGTTGGAATGACCGGACCGTATGATTCTTCGCTCGGAATGAAAAAAGAAATTGCGATTCGCCGAATGATTACGCAAACTGCGCACAAGTACGAACTCGCAAGCAACGACGTTCATCTTTGCGGTGCGTATGTGCAAGTTGATAGCGAAACCGGAAAAGCAGTGAAGTTTGAACAGATACAATTTCCGAAGTTTGTGTAG
- a CDS encoding Ppx/GppA family phosphatase, translated as MKIATIDLGTNTALLLIAEISVDGKIKVLRDELRSPRIGKDVDAARRISENSFQRVKEVFLEYKELISKYSADKIIATGTSALRDASNREEFIERMKSETEIAIEILSGEDEALWTFRGAISGINNLQENVAVIDIGGGSTELSYELRVSSSQFKNKFQVHNTQLATCNFFSKSLNIGAVRITEKFFASLPPKENEIDNARKFIYEHLSEIPKEQFTNSQLIGVAGTVTTLALLAQNVFVFDVSKVANYILSIDAIEEWFHILSKKTPQEILSFTSAANGREDILFAGTLILFETMQYFSWSELVVSERGLRYGIALREIYSSTRK; from the coding sequence ATGAAAATTGCAACAATTGATTTAGGCACAAACACTGCATTACTTCTCATTGCAGAAATTTCTGTTGATGGAAAAATAAAAGTCTTGCGTGATGAATTGCGTTCTCCGCGAATTGGAAAGGATGTTGATGCAGCGCGAAGAATTTCTGAAAATTCTTTTCAGCGAGTGAAAGAAGTTTTTCTTGAATACAAAGAATTAATTTCCAAATACAGCGCTGATAAAATTATTGCAACAGGAACAAGCGCATTGCGTGATGCTTCGAATCGTGAAGAATTTATTGAGCGAATGAAATCGGAAACAGAAATTGCGATTGAAATTTTAAGCGGCGAAGATGAAGCGTTGTGGACATTTCGCGGTGCAATTTCAGGAATAAACAATCTTCAAGAAAATGTTGCTGTCATTGATATTGGAGGAGGAAGCACGGAACTAAGTTACGAGTTACGAGTTTCAAGTTCGCAGTTCAAAAACAAATTTCAAGTTCACAACACGCAACTCGCAACTTGTAACTTCTTCTCTAAAAGTTTGAATATCGGTGCAGTACGAATAACTGAAAAATTTTTTGCTTCCCTTCCTCCGAAAGAAAATGAAATTGACAACGCCAGAAAGTTTATTTACGAACATTTATCAGAAATTCCGAAAGAACAATTTACGAACTCACAACTCATCGGTGTTGCAGGAACAGTTACAACACTTGCGTTGCTTGCACAAAATGTTTTTGTGTTTGATGTTTCCAAAGTTGCAAATTATATTTTGAGCATTGATGCGATTGAAGAATGGTTTCACATTCTTTCAAAAAAAACGCCGCAAGAAATTCTTTCTTTCACATCCGCTGCGAATGGAAGAGAAGATATTTTATTTGCTGGAACATTGATTCTCTTTGAGACAATGCAATATTTTTCGTGGAGTGAACTTGTGGTGAGCGAACGAGGATTACGCTACGGAATAGCGTTGAGGGAAATCTACAGTTCCACGAGAAAGTAG
- the tig gene encoding trigger factor, which translates to MWVQLPLRPLFFKNYSKKFVEVIINTPSTVKIEINVVLNADDLQSHFDLAYTKAAKTIEIAGFRKGKAPLAMIKRMYGEEIEYRELDTIANFFYQQIVREKKLRPVGEPLLADIKYNRGNSLSYVVHVEMLPEFSIQELTGISVQKIIHKVTDEEVANEIEYLRRTNATYSDVQQATDEEHIITFEIQELDENGLPIVGNKTEPIQVHLGDESKLAEIREGLKHSEVGKHYHITYTPQQGERQEPIDGKFEVLRIQKVTLPELNEEFVKKITKNKFSSMDEFRTSIRKDLETYWNDRSIRTVEDAIAAELVHRHPFEVPDSLVKGFTDGLLEEIKEKQPGKILPTNFDEQKFREENQVYSVWQAKWFLLRDKIREHLQLKIEDADFEKIAEEESKKIGVEKERLVAYYKNSKSLNEKILNDKMFTYLVSTAVITEKLDTELEESKIITS; encoded by the coding sequence GTGTGGGTTCAACTCCCTCTTCGCCCACTTTTTTTCAAAAATTATTCTAAAAAATTTGTGGAAGTTATAATCAATACTCCTTCAACAGTTAAAATCGAAATCAATGTAGTACTCAATGCGGACGATTTGCAGTCGCATTTTGATTTAGCATATACAAAAGCCGCAAAAACGATTGAGATTGCAGGGTTCAGAAAAGGAAAAGCGCCGCTTGCAATGATAAAACGGATGTACGGTGAAGAAATTGAGTACCGGGAACTTGATACCATTGCTAATTTTTTTTATCAGCAAATTGTCAGAGAAAAAAAACTTCGTCCTGTCGGGGAACCATTGCTCGCCGATATAAAATATAATCGTGGAAATTCTCTGTCGTATGTCGTGCATGTAGAAATGCTCCCGGAGTTTTCCATTCAGGAATTGACGGGAATTTCTGTTCAGAAAATTATTCACAAAGTAACCGACGAAGAAGTTGCGAATGAAATAGAATATTTACGGAGAACTAACGCAACGTATTCAGATGTTCAACAAGCAACAGATGAAGAACATATTATCACATTCGAAATTCAGGAACTGGACGAAAACGGTTTGCCAATTGTCGGAAATAAAACAGAGCCGATTCAAGTGCATCTTGGAGACGAATCGAAACTTGCTGAAATTCGCGAAGGACTCAAACACTCTGAAGTTGGCAAACATTATCACATCACGTACACTCCACAACAAGGTGAACGACAAGAACCGATTGACGGAAAATTTGAAGTGCTGCGAATTCAAAAAGTAACGCTTCCCGAATTGAATGAGGAGTTTGTGAAAAAAATTACCAAGAATAAATTTTCTTCGATGGATGAATTTCGAACGAGTATTCGAAAGGATTTGGAAACGTATTGGAACGACCGCAGTATTCGAACTGTTGAAGATGCGATTGCCGCAGAACTTGTTCATCGTCATCCGTTTGAAGTTCCCGATTCGCTCGTCAAAGGATTTACGGATGGTTTGCTGGAAGAAATCAAAGAAAAACAACCGGGGAAAATTTTGCCGACGAATTTCGACGAACAAAAGTTTCGAGAAGAGAATCAGGTATATTCCGTTTGGCAAGCAAAATGGTTTTTGCTACGGGATAAAATTCGTGAGCATTTGCAATTGAAAATTGAAGATGCGGATTTTGAAAAAATTGCGGAAGAAGAATCGAAGAAAATTGGGGTTGAAAAAGAGCGTTTGGTTGCTTACTATAAAAATTCAAAATCGCTGAATGAAAAAATTCTCAATGATAAAATGTTTACATATCTGGTTTCCACTGCAGTTATTACTGAAAAACTCGACACGGAATTAGAAGAATCAAAAATCATTACATCGTAA
- a CDS encoding M20/M25/M40 family metallo-hydrolase, translated as MRFEMWDVSRKILDFRLKILDFIFLPLCSMLAALCFFSCNNQQTNKPTNEQTNQQTQTSNAKSPIAVPSFNKKSAWNYLLAQTNFGPRNPGSVGHKKCLQYLSNELSKFADTVILQPFTHVGYGNEVFTMTNILGRFQPNNPNRILLLAHWDTRPRADRDDNISKQNQPILGANDGASGVAVLLEIARTLKETKPNIGVDILFVDGEDYGEEGDLSRYLLGAKYFAKNFRFEHTPQFGILLDMIGDAELEIKREKASMHFAPDVVELVWNTANELGIPQFADGEGPSLIDDHIPFNEVGIKCIDLIDFNYPNETQNYWHTTHDTPEHCSAESLEAVGTVLLNVIFRFQSL; from the coding sequence ATGAGATTTGAGATGTGGGATGTGAGTCGAAAGATTTTAGATTTTAGATTGAAGATTTTAGATTTCATTTTTCTTCCTCTATGCTCTATGCTCGCTGCTCTCTGCTTTTTCTCTTGCAACAATCAACAAACCAACAAACCAACAAACGAGCAAACAAATCAACAAACTCAAACATCAAATGCCAAATCTCCAATCGCTGTTCCATCATTCAATAAAAAATCCGCGTGGAATTATTTACTTGCGCAGACAAACTTTGGTCCGCGAAATCCGGGAAGTGTTGGACATAAAAAATGTTTACAATATCTCTCAAACGAACTTTCCAAATTTGCCGATACTGTTATTCTTCAACCATTCACGCACGTTGGTTACGGGAATGAAGTTTTTACAATGACAAATATTTTGGGAAGGTTTCAACCGAACAACCCGAACAGAATTTTACTTCTCGCTCATTGGGATACTCGCCCTCGCGCAGACAGAGATGACAATATATCCAAGCAGAATCAACCGATTCTCGGCGCGAATGACGGTGCGAGTGGCGTTGCTGTGTTGTTGGAAATTGCGCGCACATTGAAAGAAACAAAACCAAACATCGGCGTTGATATTTTATTTGTTGACGGCGAAGATTACGGCGAAGAAGGAGATTTGTCGCGTTATCTTCTCGGCGCAAAATATTTTGCAAAAAATTTTCGCTTTGAACACACGCCTCAATTCGGAATTTTGCTTGATATGATTGGTGACGCAGAACTCGAAATCAAACGAGAAAAAGCATCGATGCATTTCGCTCCCGATGTAGTTGAACTCGTGTGGAATACGGCGAACGAACTTGGCATTCCTCAATTCGCCGATGGAGAAGGACCGAGTTTAATTGACGACCATATTCCCTTCAACGAAGTGGGAATAAAATGTATTGACTTGATTGATTTCAACTATCCGAATGAAACGCAAAACTATTGGCACACAACGCACGACACGCCAGAACATTGCAGTGCGGAAAGTTTGGAAGCCGTGGGAACAGTTTTGCTCAATGTAATTTTTCGATTTCAAAGTTTGTAA
- the folD gene encoding bifunctional methylenetetrahydrofolate dehydrogenase/methenyltetrahydrofolate cyclohydrolase FolD, giving the protein MATIIDGKKISQQILDEIKLETEKLKREHNITPGLAFLIVGENPASLSYVNSKGKACDEMGFFSLTEKLLSVTTESQLLRLIERLNHSEKIHGILVQLPLPKQISESRIIEAIDFRKDVDGFHPVNIGKLVAGEKCFLPCTPAGIYELLVRSGIETSGKHVVVIGRSNIVGKPISNILLQKHSGNSVVTIVHTGAKDISYFTKQADILIAAIGKPKFVTKEMVKENAVIIDVGINRIEDSTTKTGYKIVGDVDFENVKNVANAITPVPGGVGPMTIAMLMKNTLEAAKGNF; this is encoded by the coding sequence ATGGCAACAATAATTGACGGCAAAAAAATCTCGCAACAAATTCTCGATGAAATAAAACTCGAAACCGAGAAACTCAAACGCGAGCACAACATTACTCCGGGACTTGCGTTTCTTATTGTTGGAGAAAATCCTGCATCGTTGAGTTATGTAAATTCAAAAGGAAAAGCGTGCGATGAAATGGGATTTTTTTCTCTCACCGAAAAACTTCTATCCGTAACTACCGAATCGCAGTTGCTGCGTTTGATTGAACGATTGAATCACAGTGAAAAAATTCATGGTATACTTGTTCAACTTCCATTGCCAAAACAGATTTCCGAAAGTAGAATTATCGAAGCGATTGATTTCCGAAAAGATGTTGACGGTTTTCACCCCGTGAATATTGGTAAACTTGTCGCTGGGGAAAAATGTTTTCTTCCGTGCACGCCTGCGGGAATTTATGAACTGCTTGTGCGCAGTGGAATTGAAACAAGCGGCAAACACGTTGTCGTTATTGGTCGCAGTAACATTGTCGGAAAACCGATTTCGAATATTCTTTTACAAAAACATAGTGGAAATTCCGTAGTAACAATTGTTCATACGGGAGCGAAGGATATTTCATATTTCACGAAGCAAGCAGATATTCTCATTGCTGCAATTGGCAAACCGAAATTTGTCACGAAAGAAATGGTGAAAGAAAACGCTGTCATAATTGATGTTGGAATAAATCGCATTGAAGATTCAACGACAAAAACCGGTTACAAAATTGTCGGCGATGTAGATTTTGAAAATGTAAAAAATGTTGCAAACGCAATTACACCTGTTCCCGGCGGCGTTGGTCCGATGACGATTGCAATGCTGATGAAGAATACTTTGGAAGCGGCGAAAGGAAATTTTTGA
- a CDS encoding carbohydrate binding family 9 domain-containing protein, translating to MKITIACVFICAIFFAMPTSVHSEIYTRESRYRMEAVRVTATINVDGILSEPEWQRAGTSNFTQREPIENAVPTNKTEVWIGYDNEVLYVAARMHDLSPDSITTRIGRRDADLNSDWLYFSVDSYNDKRTAFYFGVNPSSSICDGIIYNDSWADDSWDGVWDAASQIDGNGWSVEMKIPYSQLRFSKQDEYVWGINFMRKTERYKEEDYLVATPQNEVIGVSKSAELIGIKNILPPTKLEILPYIVGSATTTNQFSEGDPFNDGSTQAGNIGADIKFGIGNNLTLNATINPDFGQVEVDPAVVNLSQFEIFFQEKRPFFIEGSTFFDFARGGANHNFELNWGNPDFFYSRRIGRSPKLWPLHDPYGENFVDIPSYTTILGAAKLTGKIADNWSLGVVSATTQREYATVKDANTMQQFHDVVEPLASYNILRTKREFEDGKYAFGIISTSVIRDLNEPYLIDEYNKRAFTLGVDGWTTFDTEKEWVITGWTTGSRVEGTTRRMIDMQRSPLRYYQRPDAKHLGVDSSATSLSGYAGRFAVNKQKGNWSFNSAVGFISPGFESNDLGFQFRADIINMHIFSGYQWYESDGIFRRKGFNAATFRNYDFDGVQIGEGYFIFYNAQTLGFWHLNGNIMMQSASFDNQQTRGGPLFKTTNFYGKKIRISTDSRKEIVVEFGIFAGRSESGGWHVSVESELEWKPSSNISLQITPGFTRDVTMAQWIPEKKFENNPVPDSLAQYTFGNRYVFGKLDQTEFSSSIRMDYTFTPKLTLQLYIQPLISVGSYNKFKELKKPATYTFNNYGENGSTISYNAGNDKYTVDPDGSGAAEPFVFSNPNFNFKSLRGNAVLRWEFLPGSTMYLVWTRGSENYDDAGNFSFGRDLKNLLGKPNYENVFLMKFSYWWNPS from the coding sequence ATGAAAATTACAATTGCATGCGTGTTTATTTGCGCGATTTTTTTCGCAATGCCAACTTCTGTTCATTCGGAGATTTATACTCGAGAATCGCGTTACAGAATGGAAGCGGTTCGTGTAACAGCAACAATCAACGTTGATGGAATATTATCTGAACCAGAATGGCAACGAGCGGGTACTTCCAATTTTACTCAACGTGAACCGATAGAAAATGCCGTTCCAACGAATAAAACCGAAGTGTGGATTGGATACGACAATGAAGTGTTGTACGTTGCTGCACGAATGCACGATTTGTCTCCCGATTCGATAACGACGCGTATTGGACGTCGCGACGCAGATTTAAATTCTGATTGGTTGTATTTTTCTGTTGATTCGTATAACGATAAACGTACGGCGTTTTATTTCGGTGTCAATCCGAGTAGTTCTATTTGCGACGGAATAATTTACAACGACTCGTGGGCAGATGATTCGTGGGATGGAGTGTGGGATGCGGCTTCGCAAATTGATGGCAATGGATGGTCAGTTGAAATGAAAATCCCTTATTCGCAATTACGGTTTTCAAAGCAAGATGAGTACGTGTGGGGAATAAATTTTATGAGAAAAACAGAGCGATACAAAGAAGAGGATTATCTTGTTGCAACTCCTCAGAATGAAGTAATTGGTGTTTCCAAATCTGCAGAACTCATTGGAATAAAAAATATTTTACCACCGACAAAGTTAGAAATTCTTCCGTATATCGTCGGGAGCGCAACAACGACGAATCAATTTTCGGAAGGCGACCCGTTCAATGATGGAAGTACACAAGCAGGAAACATTGGAGCGGATATAAAATTCGGAATCGGAAATAATTTGACATTGAATGCAACTATCAATCCAGATTTTGGACAAGTCGAAGTTGACCCTGCGGTTGTCAATCTTTCGCAGTTCGAAATTTTTTTTCAAGAAAAACGTCCGTTCTTTATTGAAGGTTCAACCTTTTTCGATTTTGCAAGAGGAGGTGCAAATCATAATTTTGAGCTCAATTGGGGAAATCCGGATTTTTTTTACAGCAGAAGAATCGGGCGTTCACCAAAATTATGGCCTTTGCACGACCCGTATGGCGAAAACTTTGTTGATATTCCAAGCTATACGACAATTTTAGGAGCGGCAAAACTTACGGGAAAAATTGCGGATAATTGGTCACTTGGCGTTGTTTCTGCAACAACGCAACGAGAATATGCAACAGTAAAAGATGCGAATACAATGCAACAATTTCACGATGTTGTTGAACCGTTAGCATCGTATAATATTTTGCGAACAAAAAGAGAATTTGAAGATGGAAAATATGCGTTTGGAATAATTTCTACTTCCGTCATTCGCGATTTGAATGAACCGTATCTCATAGACGAATACAACAAACGCGCATTCACACTTGGTGTTGATGGATGGACTACGTTCGATACTGAAAAAGAATGGGTTATTACTGGATGGACAACCGGCTCTCGAGTTGAAGGGACAACAAGGAGAATGATTGATATGCAACGTTCTCCGCTTCGCTATTACCAACGTCCCGATGCAAAGCATTTGGGTGTGGATTCGAGTGCAACGTCGCTTTCAGGATACGCGGGACGATTTGCAGTGAATAAACAAAAAGGAAACTGGAGTTTTAATTCTGCTGTTGGGTTTATTTCGCCGGGATTTGAATCCAACGATTTGGGATTTCAATTTCGCGCCGATATCATCAATATGCATATTTTCAGCGGATATCAATGGTACGAATCGGATGGAATATTCCGCAGAAAAGGATTTAATGCGGCGACATTCCGCAACTACGATTTTGACGGAGTTCAAATCGGTGAGGGTTATTTTATTTTTTACAATGCGCAAACACTTGGCTTTTGGCATCTCAACGGAAATATTATGATGCAAAGCGCATCGTTTGATAACCAACAAACACGCGGCGGACCGTTATTCAAAACAACAAATTTTTACGGTAAAAAAATCAGGATTTCAACAGATTCGCGTAAAGAAATAGTTGTTGAATTTGGAATATTCGCCGGAAGAAGTGAATCGGGCGGGTGGCATGTAAGCGTTGAATCCGAACTTGAATGGAAACCAAGTTCAAATATTTCTTTGCAAATTACTCCCGGTTTTACGAGAGATGTTACAATGGCGCAATGGATTCCGGAAAAGAAATTTGAAAATAATCCCGTTCCCGATTCGCTTGCTCAATATACATTTGGAAATCGTTACGTATTTGGAAAACTTGACCAAACGGAGTTTTCATCGAGCATTCGAATGGATTATACGTTCACACCAAAACTTACATTACAATTATACATTCAGCCGTTAATCTCTGTTGGAAGTTACAACAAGTTCAAAGAATTGAAAAAACCGGCAACCTATACGTTCAATAATTACGGCGAAAACGGTTCGACAATTTCTTATAACGCAGGAAACGATAAATACACCGTTGACCCCGATGGAAGCGGCGCCGCAGAGCCGTTCGTATTCAGCAATCCGAATTTCAATTTCAAATCACTGCGCGGTAATGCTGTTCTTCGATGGGAGTTTCTTCCTGGTTCAACAATGTACTTAGTGTGGACACGAGGCAGTGAGAATTACGATGATGCCGGCAATTTTTCTTTTGGAAGAGATTTAAAAAATCTTCTGGGGAAACCAAATTATGAAAATGTTTTTCTGATGAAGTTTTCATACTGGTGGAATCCGTCATAA
- a CDS encoding 50S ribosomal protein L11 methyltransferase, which produces MNKTYLELSFSLSQTQQELLIAFLSQLGFEGFWEDNDILKGYVEKNIWNENSSAFLSEKFPDVKFSVAEIENQDWNKEWENSIEPILATEKIIIRPSWKEIENTNGKIVITIDPKMSFGTGHHETTRLMLQLAEKYVQQNDFVLDLGTGTGILAIAAIKLGAKKCIAVDNDEWSIENTKENVTLNNVGQQISVQLGTLESVKENNFDAILANIQSSIILPILPQMISSIKPNGKILLSGLLRDERENILSAFAKNSLNVIEEVSENEWIAFVCNL; this is translated from the coding sequence ATGAACAAAACCTATCTTGAACTCTCCTTTTCTCTTTCACAAACACAACAGGAACTTCTCATCGCATTTCTTTCACAACTTGGTTTTGAAGGATTTTGGGAAGACAATGACATTTTAAAAGGATATGTAGAAAAAAATATTTGGAATGAAAATTCGTCAGCATTTCTTTCTGAAAAATTCCCCGATGTAAAATTTTCGGTTGCAGAAATTGAAAATCAGGATTGGAACAAAGAATGGGAAAATTCTATTGAACCGATTCTTGCAACAGAAAAAATAATTATTCGTCCGTCGTGGAAAGAAATTGAAAACACAAACGGAAAAATCGTAATTACGATTGACCCGAAAATGTCGTTCGGCACGGGACATCACGAAACAACACGATTGATGTTACAACTTGCAGAAAAATATGTGCAGCAAAACGATTTTGTTCTTGACTTGGGAACGGGAACAGGAATACTTGCCATTGCCGCAATCAAACTCGGCGCAAAAAAATGTATCGCTGTTGATAATGATGAATGGTCAATCGAAAACACGAAAGAAAATGTAACGTTGAATAATGTCGGCCAACAAATCTCCGTTCAACTTGGAACACTGGAAAGCGTGAAGGAAAATAATTTCGATGCAATCCTTGCGAACATTCAGTCAAGCATTATTCTTCCAATTCTTCCGCAAATGATTTCTTCAATCAAACCTAACGGAAAAATTTTACTTTCGGGATTGTTACGGGACGAACGGGAGAATATTCTTTCTGCGTTTGCAAAAAATTCTTTGAATGTTATTGAGGAAGTTTCCGAGAATGAGTGGATTGCGTTTGTGTGTAATTTGTAA
- the clpP gene encoding ATP-dependent Clp endopeptidase proteolytic subunit ClpP: protein MNPQIYNQLVPIVVEQSGRGERAYDIFSRLLKERIIFIGTAIDDVVASLVIAQMLFLESEDPEKDIHVYISSPGGSVTSGLAIYDTMQYIRAEVSTICIGMAASMAAVLLAGGAKGKRMALPNSRIMIHQPWGGVQGTASDISIQAEEILRMKKRINEILVHHSGKPLEQIEKDTDRDFYMSSQDAKEYGLVDNILVKKELIKKPKM, encoded by the coding sequence ATGAATCCACAAATCTATAACCAACTTGTTCCCATTGTTGTCGAACAATCGGGACGAGGCGAACGCGCGTATGATATTTTTTCACGGCTATTAAAAGAGCGAATTATTTTTATCGGTACTGCGATTGATGATGTTGTTGCAAGTTTAGTTATTGCGCAAATGCTTTTTCTTGAATCTGAAGACCCTGAAAAAGATATTCATGTGTATATAAGTTCGCCGGGAGGAAGCGTAACCTCGGGGCTCGCAATTTACGATACGATGCAATATATTCGCGCGGAAGTTTCCACGATTTGCATAGGAATGGCAGCAAGTATGGCGGCGGTATTGCTTGCTGGAGGAGCAAAAGGAAAACGTATGGCGCTTCCTAATTCGCGTATTATGATTCATCAACCGTGGGGCGGCGTGCAGGGAACAGCAAGCGATATTTCTATTCAGGCGGAAGAAATTCTTCGAATGAAAAAACGGATCAATGAAATTCTTGTACACCATAGCGGAAAACCCTTGGAACAAATTGAAAAAGATACTGACCGCGATTTCTATATGTCGTCTCAAGATGCAAAAGAATATGGTTTAGTAGATAATATTCTTGTAAAAAAAGAGTTAATCAAGAAACCCAAAATGTAG
- the clpX gene encoding ATP-dependent Clp protease ATP-binding subunit ClpX, translated as MRAHPLENILCSFCGRNSAEVQNIVAGPDVYICDNCILNSSELLRKTHPQKFHRHDIRTKLTPIKIKEALDEFVIGQTKAKKILSVAVYNHYKRLQYRPITSFDDVEIEKSNVLLIGQTGTGKTLLAQTLARILDVPFAIADATTLTEAGYVGDDVESVLVPLLQNCDYNTDRVEFGIVYIDEIDKIARRGDSSSITRDVSGEGVQQGLLKILEGTIAGVPPKGGRKHPEQPLVNINTKNILFICGGAFEGLDTIVSQRMHKQTMGFGAEIHTKETLTRDDLIAKTQPDDLLKFGLIPEFIGRLPVIAPLHSLDEKALMNILTEPKNAIIKQFKKLLEMEGVDLEFKKEALQLVVKKAVKLKTGARGLRSIIEEIMLDVMYHLPAKHNIVKVIITKECIEKKKEPTYIFKEPMKQSA; from the coding sequence ATGCGTGCTCATCCACTTGAAAACATTCTCTGTTCGTTTTGCGGACGGAACAGCGCAGAAGTGCAAAATATCGTCGCAGGACCCGATGTGTACATTTGCGACAACTGCATTCTAAATTCTTCTGAATTGTTACGAAAAACTCACCCGCAAAAATTTCATCGCCATGATATTCGCACAAAACTTACCCCCATCAAAATAAAAGAAGCGCTGGATGAATTCGTTATCGGACAAACGAAGGCAAAAAAAATTCTTTCTGTTGCGGTGTATAATCATTACAAACGATTGCAATATCGTCCGATAACATCGTTCGATGATGTGGAAATCGAGAAAAGCAATGTTTTGTTAATTGGACAAACCGGCACCGGAAAAACATTACTTGCGCAAACGCTTGCACGGATTCTCGACGTTCCGTTTGCCATCGCCGATGCAACAACGCTTACGGAAGCAGGGTACGTTGGCGACGATGTTGAATCTGTTCTTGTTCCGTTGTTGCAAAACTGCGATTACAATACTGACCGTGTCGAATTTGGTATTGTGTACATTGATGAAATAGACAAAATTGCGCGCAGAGGAGATTCTTCGTCAATAACACGCGACGTTTCCGGCGAAGGAGTGCAACAGGGACTCTTAAAAATTCTCGAAGGAACAATCGCAGGCGTTCCTCCCAAAGGGGGAAGAAAACATCCTGAACAGCCGCTTGTAAATATCAACACAAAAAATATTTTGTTTATCTGCGGAGGAGCGTTTGAAGGATTAGATACCATTGTTTCCCAACGAATGCATAAACAAACGATGGGATTTGGCGCAGAAATTCACACAAAAGAAACTCTCACGCGTGATGATTTGATAGCAAAAACTCAACCCGATGATTTACTCAAATTCGGTTTGATCCCGGAATTTATCGGACGACTTCCGGTGATTGCACCGCTTCATTCACTTGATGAAAAAGCATTGATGAATATTCTTACTGAACCCAAAAATGCGATTATCAAACAATTCAAGAAACTGCTCGAAATGGAAGGCGTTGATTTAGAGTTCAAGAAAGAAGCGTTGCAACTTGTTGTAAAAAAAGCAGTTAAACTGAAAACAGGTGCGCGCGGGTTACGTTCCATCATCGAAGAAATTATGCTTGATGTGATGTATCATCTTCCGGCAAAACATAACATCGTAAAAGTAATTATCACGAAAGAATGTATCGAAAAGAAAAAAGAACCGACATACATATTCAAAGAACCGATGAAACAAAGCGCATAG